A window of Thermococcus aggregans contains these coding sequences:
- the priS gene encoding DNA primase catalytic subunit PriS: protein MSSLFREATKEERVKYYSKEWNSKKIPKFILDTLENREFGFDHTGEGPNDRKNVFQDIKDLEDYVKITAPYSIYSSVALYEDPKNMSGWLGAELVFDIDAKDLPLKRCNHEAGTVCPLCLEDAKELAKDTLVILREDFGFEDIHVVYSGRGYHIRVLDDWALELDSKARERILSYTSSAEEITFEDIQERKVLLSSGYYRVFRLRFGYFIKRISEYHLRNIGLNRKQISLIMENRDEIYENFVKKAILTAFPQGIGYKTLLRLFGLSTVFSKAYFDGRVTVDVKRILRLPSSLHSKVGLIATYIGSSEKKLQSFDPLKDAVPKFREKEVKEAYKLWKEEMEEHT, encoded by the coding sequence ATGAGCAGTCTGTTTAGGGAGGCCACCAAAGAGGAGAGGGTAAAATACTATTCAAAAGAATGGAATTCAAAGAAAATCCCGAAGTTTATCCTTGACACCTTAGAAAATAGAGAGTTTGGGTTTGATCATACTGGCGAAGGTCCCAACGACAGGAAAAATGTCTTCCAAGATATTAAAGATCTTGAAGATTACGTAAAAATTACGGCCCCCTATTCAATCTATTCCAGTGTAGCCTTGTATGAGGATCCAAAAAACATGAGCGGGTGGCTTGGGGCGGAGCTTGTTTTTGATATAGACGCAAAGGATCTTCCCTTAAAAAGGTGTAACCACGAGGCTGGGACTGTGTGTCCTTTGTGCCTTGAAGATGCCAAGGAATTGGCTAAGGATACTCTTGTTATCCTGAGAGAAGACTTCGGGTTTGAAGACATTCACGTTGTTTATTCTGGTAGGGGGTACCATATTAGAGTTCTTGATGATTGGGCCTTGGAGTTGGACTCAAAAGCCAGGGAGAGAATTTTGAGCTATACTTCAAGTGCCGAAGAAATTACATTTGAAGACATCCAAGAGAGGAAAGTGCTGTTGTCTTCAGGTTACTATAGAGTCTTTAGACTGAGATTTGGCTATTTCATTAAGAGAATCTCAGAATACCACTTGAGGAACATTGGATTGAATAGAAAGCAGATAAGTCTAATAATGGAAAACCGAGACGAAATTTATGAGAATTTCGTAAAAAAAGCCATACTAACGGCATTCCCGCAGGGCATTGGGTACAAGACTCTTTTAAGGCTGTTTGGCTTATCTACAGTATTTTCAAAAGCATACTTTGACGGGCGAGTTACCGTGGACGTTAAGAGAATCCTCCGCCTGCCTTCAAGTCTGCACTCGAAAGTGGGCCTTATTGCGACGTACATAGGAAGTAGTGAGAAAAAGCTTCAGTCTTTTGACCCACTTAAAGATGCTGTCCCCAAATTTAGGGAAAAAGAAGTCAAAGAAGCCTACAAGTTATGGAAAGAAGAGATGGAGGAGCACACATGA
- a CDS encoding NAD+ synthase, producing the protein MRTIDYDKVINNIVMFTKEKVNEAGANGVVIGISGGVDSATVAYLATKALGKERVLGLIMPYYENHDVEDAKLVCENLGIEYKLISIKPLVDEIEKSVGGLDIKSKGNVMSRIRMVLLYAHANSRNYLVLGTSNKSEFLTGYFTKWGDSASDYAPLINLYKTEVWEIAKRIGVPEKIINKKPSAGLWEGQSDEDELGISYKLLDEILYRLVDLKMEKDKIAEELGIPVEKVEYVEHLVKKSEHKRRLPIGPEL; encoded by the coding sequence ATGAGAACCATAGACTACGATAAAGTCATAAACAATATAGTGATGTTCACAAAAGAAAAAGTCAATGAGGCTGGAGCAAATGGTGTGGTGATTGGAATCAGTGGTGGAGTAGATAGCGCAACGGTTGCTTATCTTGCAACAAAAGCTCTTGGAAAAGAGAGAGTTCTAGGCTTAATAATGCCGTATTACGAGAACCACGACGTTGAAGATGCAAAACTCGTCTGCGAAAACCTTGGAATTGAATACAAACTAATAAGCATTAAGCCCCTCGTGGACGAGATTGAAAAATCCGTTGGGGGACTTGATATCAAGAGCAAAGGGAATGTCATGTCCAGGATAAGAATGGTCTTGCTGTATGCCCATGCAAACTCAAGAAACTACCTCGTTTTGGGCACTTCTAATAAAAGCGAATTTTTGACAGGGTATTTTACGAAATGGGGCGACAGTGCCAGTGACTACGCTCCCCTCATAAACCTTTACAAGACTGAGGTCTGGGAAATTGCTAAAAGAATTGGAGTCCCAGAAAAGATAATAAACAAAAAACCAAGTGCTGGATTATGGGAAGGGCAAAGCGACGAAGATGAACTAGGAATTAGCTACAAGCTCTTAGATGAAATCCTCTACAGATTGGTAGATTTAAAAATGGAAAAAGATAAAATTGCTGAAGAGTTAGGCATTCCAGTTGAGAAAGTTGAGTACGTCGAGCATCTAGTCAAAAAAAGCGAGCACAAGAGAAGACTCCCCATAGGACCAGAGCTCTGA
- the priL gene encoding DNA primase large subunit PriL, giving the protein MLDPFGKRAQELLNEFETINDLLDTIPSYLDMELALERVRWVNTGRIPDHLLTLDDLKDLMSFYALLGALAFSPYGVEMELVKEANLKIYQTKIESSENFDELALPLEKPSENEIPKRDRTIIEKTLHKELPPEEKEEITLKYKMPLKTFLSLNEGSLKEFYIRNGYVYLNKTQVIELWKKSFEKNLEKAVNILYDIREELPQYYVELYSRLSELAREYFKERIEKFSTAAQPLHFDFFPPCVKIALGGVPSGLRNYAITVLLTSFLSYARICPNPPKRDVRVKDCINDLRVIKEEILPLIIQAGNRCKPPLFEDQPNEIKNIWYHLGFGYTLEPTLEDSGNSTWYFPPNCEKIRASAPSLCKPDKDCRYIKNPLTYYLRKLYLSKKSQGEKNEQSV; this is encoded by the coding sequence ATGTTAGATCCATTCGGGAAGCGAGCTCAAGAGCTGTTAAATGAATTTGAAACTATTAACGACCTACTTGATACTATTCCTAGCTATTTAGACATGGAGCTAGCTCTTGAGAGAGTTCGATGGGTAAATACTGGTAGAATCCCTGATCATTTGTTGACTTTAGATGATTTGAAGGACTTGATGAGTTTTTATGCTCTCTTAGGTGCTTTGGCATTTTCCCCTTATGGAGTAGAGATGGAACTTGTTAAGGAGGCAAATCTGAAAATATATCAGACAAAGATAGAATCGTCAGAAAACTTTGATGAACTTGCGCTTCCCTTAGAAAAACCCTCAGAAAATGAAATTCCAAAAAGGGATAGAACAATAATTGAAAAAACTCTTCATAAGGAATTACCCCCTGAAGAAAAAGAGGAAATTACCCTTAAATATAAAATGCCTCTGAAGACGTTTTTATCCTTAAACGAGGGGTCTCTTAAGGAATTTTACATAAGAAATGGGTACGTGTATTTAAATAAAACACAAGTGATAGAATTATGGAAAAAGAGCTTTGAGAAAAACCTCGAAAAGGCAGTTAACATTCTCTACGATATTCGAGAAGAACTGCCTCAATACTACGTGGAGCTTTATTCTAGGTTAAGTGAGCTTGCTCGGGAATATTTCAAAGAAAGGATTGAAAAATTCAGCACAGCCGCTCAACCATTGCATTTTGATTTCTTTCCTCCTTGTGTTAAAATAGCCCTAGGGGGCGTTCCGAGCGGATTAAGAAACTACGCTATAACGGTGCTGCTGACTTCTTTCTTGAGCTATGCCAGGATATGTCCAAATCCTCCCAAAAGGGATGTTAGAGTTAAAGACTGTATAAACGACCTTAGGGTAATAAAAGAAGAAATATTGCCCCTGATAATTCAGGCAGGCAACAGATGCAAGCCTCCTTTATTTGAAGATCAGCCGAATGAGATCAAGAACATATGGTACCATTTAGGCTTTGGTTACACCTTAGAACCAACTTTAGAAGACAGCGGAAACTCAACGTGGTATTTTCCCCCTAATTGCGAGAAAATACGAGCCAGCGCCCCCTCTCTTTGTAAGCCGGATAAAGACTGTAGATACATTAAAAACCCCTTAACTTATTATCTCAGAAAACTGTATTTGAGTAAGAAGAGCCAAGGTGAAAAGAATGAGCAGTCTGTTTAG
- a CDS encoding DMT family transporter, whose product MKKGYILVFLAASMWGTLGIFAKLLYGFGLDPFTITFYRALIAFALLLVYNIFKGFQIKKHRLPFYAFYGFFAVFLFYILYFYTVKISSVSLAVLLLYSAPVYSTILGYFIFNERITSIKLIALVMAITGVLLVVNPNGENVSKIAIALGLLSGFTYALYGILAKFAVKNERPEEALLYTIGFGAIFLLPFSEFKIPISALPYLFGLAFFPTFLAYILYNTALKEIEVSRASIIATVEPVVALVLAYLIFHETLTTKQMIGAMLIILGSLILHVEEK is encoded by the coding sequence TTGAAAAAAGGATATATACTTGTATTTTTAGCCGCAAGTATGTGGGGAACTCTCGGTATTTTCGCTAAATTGCTCTATGGATTTGGATTAGACCCTTTCACAATAACGTTTTATAGAGCCTTAATAGCATTCGCCCTTCTCCTTGTTTACAACATTTTCAAAGGCTTCCAGATTAAAAAACACAGACTGCCTTTCTATGCATTTTACGGATTTTTTGCAGTATTCTTGTTTTACATACTATATTTCTACACTGTCAAAATTTCGTCGGTATCTTTGGCAGTCCTCTTGCTGTATTCCGCCCCAGTTTATTCCACGATACTGGGATACTTCATCTTTAATGAAAGAATCACGTCTATAAAGCTCATAGCACTTGTAATGGCAATAACAGGAGTGCTTCTAGTTGTCAACCCCAATGGAGAGAACGTAAGCAAAATAGCTATTGCACTAGGGCTTCTTTCTGGATTTACATATGCTCTCTATGGGATTCTAGCAAAATTTGCTGTAAAAAACGAAAGACCAGAAGAAGCCCTTCTTTACACAATAGGTTTTGGAGCTATTTTTCTGCTCCCGTTTTCAGAGTTTAAAATTCCCATCTCAGCTCTCCCATATCTTTTCGGCCTCGCATTCTTTCCAACGTTTTTGGCGTATATCTTATACAACACCGCACTCAAGGAGATAGAGGTTAGCAGGGCATCGATAATTGCCACAGTAGAACCAGTGGTCGCTCTAGTCCTTGCTTATCTTATATTCCATGAAACTTTAACGACCAAACAAATGATTGGAGCCATGCTGATAATCTTAGGCTCTCTCATCTTGCATGTAGAAGAGAAATAA
- a CDS encoding DMT family transporter produces MMYGRAKVILSMAIWGSVGIFARYSNLSGLKLAFYRVLLGSLIFLVLYTFKDPGWVKKAFSEIKPKVHLVFLLGAVLGLNWVFFFSAVLYTDIAKATLIYYLAPIIVVMFSAIFLREEITTRRIILISMALLGAFIIGTQGGISLKSKDFLGMIFAFLGALFYASVTILGRYLRDIKSSYLTFFQLFFATLILFPLVEAFEGLAISLYSLSVVGIIAVVHTSFALLIYMDGLKEVEANEVALLSYIDPLSAVIYALVIFGEVPTIRTIIGGSLILLASLLDLKSR; encoded by the coding sequence ATGATGTATGGAAGGGCTAAAGTAATACTCTCCATGGCTATATGGGGAAGCGTGGGGATTTTTGCGAGGTATTCAAACTTAAGCGGCTTGAAATTAGCTTTCTACAGAGTGCTTTTGGGTAGCTTGATCTTCCTAGTTTTATATACTTTCAAGGATCCCGGATGGGTCAAAAAAGCGTTCTCAGAAATAAAGCCCAAAGTTCATTTGGTGTTTCTGCTGGGGGCAGTGCTTGGGTTGAATTGGGTGTTTTTCTTTTCGGCTGTCTTATACACGGACATAGCAAAGGCAACTCTCATTTATTATTTGGCACCCATAATAGTTGTCATGTTTTCTGCGATATTTCTTAGGGAAGAAATAACAACAAGGAGAATAATTCTCATCTCCATGGCTCTTTTGGGGGCGTTTATAATAGGAACGCAGGGGGGGATTTCTCTTAAGAGCAAGGACTTTTTGGGAATGATTTTTGCGTTTTTAGGGGCTTTATTTTATGCCAGCGTAACTATTCTGGGCAGGTATTTAAGGGACATCAAAAGCTCGTATTTGACATTTTTTCAACTCTTTTTTGCTACGCTGATTCTTTTCCCATTAGTGGAAGCCTTTGAGGGATTGGCAATATCTCTTTATTCTTTATCAGTTGTTGGAATTATCGCTGTAGTTCATACTTCATTTGCTCTTCTAATTTATATGGATGGCCTCAAGGAAGTAGAAGCGAATGAGGTAGCGCTTTTAAGCTATATTGACCCTCTCAGTGCGGTTATATATGCTCTAGTAATCTTTGGGGAAGTACCCACGATAAGAACGATAATTGGAGGGAGTTTGATTTTGTTAGCCTCTCTTTTAGACTTAAAGAGTAGGTGA
- a CDS encoding DUF5305 family protein — protein MSGSIDKEKLKKWVTRREVLAVSLVLFLFFGFYSIKLMGVSSVVTIQQTVGEYTQEGELIHMALLKNNTLYGETLRREEYPIPLVESFVITYSYRFTPMTSIKGSYVTQGIVQYTVNKGSEEVVLWEERLFEKSGELKDGKFTVQYELNLTKLANRTNEIIEQLGLKRLNRKITFVTKVNVEGNVYGREITESFEHSSSLVKDSSSGLYYFTNEKESTQKTVVEKGTKKTIVRIAGLPFYADTAKKVAPILALLFLTPLIGGVYTIRAQRPKNEFKDLAPYITEGAPVEVEKRVILATKDDLKKTFDLLDKPILHYTEGGEDIYVIIDGGIAYEYRHKKSN, from the coding sequence ATGAGTGGAAGTATTGATAAAGAAAAACTGAAAAAATGGGTAACTAGAAGAGAAGTTCTCGCAGTGTCGCTTGTTCTCTTCTTGTTTTTTGGATTTTATTCAATAAAGTTAATGGGAGTTAGCTCTGTCGTAACGATCCAGCAGACGGTTGGTGAATATACTCAGGAGGGGGAGCTTATTCATATGGCTTTGTTAAAGAACAACACGCTTTATGGAGAAACACTAAGAAGGGAGGAATACCCCATTCCCCTTGTAGAGAGCTTTGTGATCACGTACAGCTATCGTTTTACTCCCATGACTTCAATAAAGGGAAGCTATGTGACTCAGGGGATAGTTCAATATACCGTAAATAAGGGTAGTGAAGAGGTTGTCTTATGGGAGGAAAGGCTCTTCGAGAAATCGGGAGAGCTAAAGGATGGTAAATTTACCGTACAGTATGAGCTCAATTTAACCAAACTTGCAAACAGAACTAATGAGATAATAGAGCAGCTTGGCTTAAAGAGGTTGAACCGAAAGATAACGTTTGTTACGAAGGTTAATGTTGAAGGAAACGTTTATGGGAGAGAGATAACTGAAAGCTTTGAGCACAGCTCGTCTTTAGTTAAAGATTCAAGCTCTGGTCTTTACTACTTCACCAATGAGAAGGAAAGCACGCAGAAAACGGTGGTAGAAAAAGGAACAAAAAAGACGATAGTGAGGATTGCTGGGCTGCCCTTCTACGCCGATACTGCAAAGAAAGTGGCTCCAATATTAGCATTGCTATTCTTAACACCCCTTATAGGAGGAGTTTATACAATCAGGGCTCAGAGACCCAAGAATGAATTTAAGGATCTAGCTCCCTACATTACAGAAGGAGCCCCTGTTGAAGTAGAGAAGAGAGTTATCTTAGCTACAAAAGATGATCTGAAGAAGACTTTCGATCTTTTAGACAAGCCAATTCTCCATTACACAGAAGGTGGAGAGGACATTTATGTCATAATCGACGGTGGCATAGCATACGAATACAGACATAAGAAGAGCAACTGA
- the glnA gene encoding type I glutamate--ammonia ligase: MNKVKPFIDHSPKKPAFLQLVFVDINGIPKGMEVPIERYEEAVTDGISFDGSSISGFQGIEDSDLIFKADPTTYVEVPWEGIAKVFGYIYKDNKPYHADPRRILRAVVEKLKEKGITAYIGPEPEFYLFEKNGSCELKLPDGGGYFDLVGLDKAREIKRVIARYMPAFKLIPEVLHHEVGPGQHEINFRFADALTAADNIVKFKYLVKAVAESYGLYATFMPKPLFGKPGNGMHLHISLWKDGENIFKGENDLSDEALYFIGGILKHARALTAITNPTINSYKRLVPGYEAPIYVSWGYKNRSTLIRVPAYTGNGARIEYRCPDPSANSYLAFAAVLMAGMDGIKHKIEPFAYVEENVYELGEKERDSLGIDLLPDTLEEALEELKKDKVIKETLGRAYHNFIEYKTREWEDYQKYLEKKGIDKKTTKVTEWELERYFYL; this comes from the coding sequence ATGAACAAAGTTAAACCATTTATCGACCATAGTCCGAAAAAACCTGCGTTCTTGCAACTGGTTTTTGTTGATATAAACGGGATTCCAAAGGGAATGGAAGTTCCAATTGAACGATACGAGGAAGCAGTGACTGATGGGATATCCTTTGATGGCTCTTCAATCTCAGGATTTCAGGGAATAGAGGACAGTGATCTTATCTTTAAAGCAGACCCAACCACTTACGTGGAAGTTCCTTGGGAAGGGATAGCAAAGGTGTTTGGGTATATCTACAAAGATAATAAACCCTACCATGCTGATCCCAGGAGAATATTAAGAGCAGTTGTGGAAAAATTGAAGGAGAAGGGAATAACAGCATATATAGGCCCCGAGCCAGAATTTTACCTTTTTGAAAAGAACGGCTCGTGTGAGCTCAAGCTTCCCGATGGGGGAGGTTATTTTGACCTTGTTGGTTTGGATAAAGCGAGAGAGATAAAGAGGGTTATAGCCCGTTATATGCCCGCGTTTAAGCTAATTCCAGAAGTTTTGCATCATGAAGTTGGGCCGGGACAACATGAAATAAATTTCCGCTTTGCAGATGCATTAACAGCTGCCGACAATATAGTCAAGTTTAAGTACTTAGTTAAAGCAGTGGCAGAAAGCTATGGCCTTTACGCCACCTTTATGCCAAAGCCCCTTTTTGGTAAGCCTGGTAATGGAATGCACTTACACATAAGCCTCTGGAAAGATGGGGAGAACATTTTTAAAGGAGAGAATGACCTAAGTGACGAAGCCCTTTACTTCATAGGGGGTATCTTAAAGCACGCGAGAGCTTTAACAGCGATAACTAACCCTACTATTAACTCTTACAAGCGTCTTGTGCCGGGATATGAAGCTCCGATATATGTCTCATGGGGATACAAAAACAGAAGTACACTGATAAGAGTTCCTGCCTATACGGGAAATGGAGCGAGGATAGAATATCGCTGCCCGGATCCAAGTGCAAACTCATATCTTGCGTTTGCGGCAGTTTTAATGGCCGGTATGGATGGGATAAAACACAAAATTGAGCCGTTTGCCTATGTGGAAGAGAACGTATATGAATTGGGAGAAAAAGAGAGGGATTCTTTGGGGATAGACCTTCTGCCAGATACTTTAGAAGAGGCCCTCGAAGAACTAAAGAAAGACAAGGTGATCAAAGAGACTCTTGGGAGGGCTTACCACAACTTTATAGAATACAAGACAAGAGAATGGGAGGACTATCAGAAATATTTAGAAAAGAAAGGGATTGATAAGAAAACAACAAAGGTTACAGAATGGGAGCTTGAGCGCTACTTTTATCTTTAA
- a CDS encoding M1 family aminopeptidase produces the protein MSKRKMLFAVLVLLILFVGWIAWDTSPAMEKHNIPKAENLELRILYPEKPSAKVSYGSVITEVFRDLSANYTYHPYTVVGNLSALITPDLVKIKWSFLIMNRSQENTTIYILSPNFGNLSLVIKDQPVNLSKLSHYSLPYYEAKILFLNVSYPKDKPIQGVIEYETRTNLLLAYLLPLSRQFLGGFYFPQNYPHVIYFSQNFVFPISPVGILGLYSNGTLLVTFHSKYEVRSEYPLKVEYVNDKTTLRLDISKLRGSVYIYERGFFQEAEFTMNNTKVKVYAPKNTMLGFRELSNVTMEMIKSYTELLKIVPYSEINVIFYPDLPYGNGEEFEDFEERGVAIVGIQGSVGVADFLSTLGHEVAHVWFGSYTHLGKIEESLATYMTISLEDSTRLDSIEGDILTYFPIYGKPLAKSYEEGISNPDVRNSVRYYGGAFIFRSLQFVLGNEAFFNGLRELLRGCHGEECNLTDVQNVFEKVSGQDLDWFFKEWFYTPKVPDYEVRNLSVTQRDDKYFLTFEIVDVL, from the coding sequence ATGTCGAAGAGAAAGATGCTCTTTGCAGTTCTTGTACTCCTTATTCTTTTCGTTGGTTGGATAGCATGGGATACTTCTCCAGCTATGGAAAAACATAATATTCCTAAAGCAGAGAATTTAGAACTTCGTATTTTGTATCCAGAAAAACCAAGTGCAAAGGTGTCATATGGATCAGTTATAACAGAAGTTTTTAGGGATCTTTCCGCTAATTATACCTATCACCCCTATACTGTTGTTGGAAATCTGAGTGCTTTAATTACACCCGATCTTGTTAAAATTAAGTGGAGTTTTTTGATTATGAACAGAAGCCAGGAAAATACAACGATTTACATTTTATCCCCAAACTTTGGCAACTTGAGCTTGGTAATTAAAGACCAACCAGTTAACTTATCAAAGCTGTCTCACTACTCGTTACCTTACTATGAAGCGAAGATACTGTTTCTGAACGTGAGTTATCCAAAAGACAAACCGATACAGGGAGTAATAGAATACGAAACAAGAACAAATCTCCTGCTTGCTTACTTGCTCCCACTTTCCAGGCAATTTTTGGGAGGTTTTTATTTCCCACAAAACTATCCTCACGTGATATACTTTTCGCAAAACTTTGTTTTTCCAATATCTCCCGTGGGAATTCTTGGACTCTATTCTAATGGAACTCTCCTTGTTACCTTCCATTCAAAATACGAGGTAAGGTCTGAATACCCCTTGAAAGTGGAGTATGTGAATGATAAGACAACTTTAAGGCTTGATATCTCCAAACTGAGGGGCTCTGTTTATATCTACGAAAGAGGCTTTTTCCAAGAAGCTGAATTCACTATGAATAACACCAAAGTAAAAGTTTATGCTCCAAAGAATACGATGTTAGGCTTTAGGGAACTATCAAATGTCACCATGGAAATGATAAAGAGTTACACAGAACTCCTAAAAATCGTCCCGTACTCTGAAATCAACGTAATTTTTTATCCAGATTTACCTTATGGAAATGGGGAGGAATTTGAGGATTTTGAAGAGAGAGGAGTTGCAATAGTTGGTATTCAAGGTAGTGTCGGGGTAGCGGACTTTCTATCAACACTTGGACATGAGGTTGCCCATGTATGGTTTGGAAGCTATACTCATCTTGGAAAGATAGAAGAAAGTCTCGCCACCTATATGACCATCAGTTTGGAAGATTCTACCAGGTTAGATTCAATTGAAGGGGATATACTGACTTATTTTCCCATCTATGGAAAGCCGTTGGCTAAATCATATGAGGAGGGTATATCTAATCCAGATGTGAGGAATAGTGTTAGATACTATGGAGGTGCTTTCATCTTCCGTTCTCTGCAGTTTGTTCTTGGAAACGAGGCCTTCTTTAATGGTTTAAGAGAACTTTTGAGGGGGTGTCATGGTGAAGAATGCAATTTAACGGACGTTCAAAACGTTTTCGAGAAAGTTAGTGGGCAGGACTTAGACTGGTTCTTCAAGGAATGGTTTTACACCCCAAAAGTGCCTGATTATGAAGTAAGAAACTTAAGTGTAACTCAGAGGGATGATAAATACTTCCTAACTTTTGAAATTGTTGACGTGCTGTGA
- a CDS encoding DUF61 family protein, with the protein MIKEDELIQKELSRLNSHLPKSRKTLKTLLEEDDPKVELRDGQFHFFKQKELKYLSSLLDNDEYNSLYLPIVLEITPTWHGYFRVKGKIAVKVIEKVLGMYDPLEEKSEAIFPRYLIPQIRKKLPTATTYAFIIE; encoded by the coding sequence ATGATCAAAGAAGATGAACTAATCCAAAAAGAACTCTCGCGGCTAAATTCTCACTTACCTAAAAGCAGAAAGACCCTCAAAACCCTCCTTGAGGAGGATGACCCGAAGGTAGAGCTTAGGGATGGCCAGTTTCATTTTTTTAAGCAAAAAGAGCTGAAGTATCTTAGCAGTTTACTCGACAACGATGAATACAACTCCCTTTATCTTCCTATAGTACTTGAGATTACACCAACATGGCATGGATATTTCAGAGTTAAAGGAAAGATTGCAGTCAAGGTTATTGAAAAGGTACTTGGGATGTATGATCCACTCGAAGAGAAAAGTGAAGCAATCTTTCCCCGCTATCTAATTCCACAAATCCGAAAAAAGTTGCCTACAGCGACAACTTACGCGTTTATAATAGAGTAG
- a CDS encoding DUF63 family protein gives MESVERFLWEYFIEPMYTREGYNPYNTIVYAIILGLAIIYTYRWIIKPLKIKVDEKLFYAVTPMIVFGATVRALVDGGVLEPHPLILTPGIFFTAFFLILPALFADSKLKTYPKITVGWGTILALYANYLLVTHVKSWRPYELTLFYTVIFFLPILAYYKFRPFEKLYLFPVFAHIFDIGSTVVAIHYYGYREVHWIENLLVQKFGAFVYYPWIVLILAVVYYGLRYLVPDEEERRFWYLAVYILGLGPAIRDPAQMVLQIAG, from the coding sequence ATGGAATCAGTAGAGAGGTTTTTATGGGAGTATTTTATAGAACCGATGTACACGAGAGAGGGATATAACCCTTACAATACCATTGTTTATGCGATCATTCTTGGACTGGCGATTATCTACACATACAGGTGGATAATAAAGCCCCTCAAGATAAAGGTTGATGAAAAGCTCTTCTATGCCGTTACTCCAATGATTGTTTTTGGAGCAACTGTTAGGGCACTGGTTGATGGGGGGGTTTTAGAGCCCCATCCCCTCATCTTGACTCCCGGGATATTCTTTACTGCATTTTTCTTGATCTTGCCGGCTCTCTTTGCAGATTCAAAGCTAAAAACTTATCCAAAAATAACCGTTGGATGGGGAACAATTTTAGCCCTCTATGCGAACTATCTTCTTGTAACACATGTTAAAAGCTGGAGGCCATATGAACTGACGCTTTTCTATACTGTGATCTTTTTCCTGCCGATTTTGGCCTATTACAAGTTCAGGCCTTTTGAGAAGTTGTACCTTTTCCCTGTATTTGCCCACATCTTTGACATAGGCTCGACGGTGGTGGCCATCCATTATTACGGCTACAGAGAAGTCCACTGGATTGAGAACCTTCTTGTTCAAAAGTTCGGAGCGTTTGTTTACTATCCTTGGATAGTGCTCATATTGGCTGTCGTCTATTACGGGCTGAGGTATTTGGTGCCCGATGAAGAAGAGAGAAGGTTTTGGTATCTGGCAGTCTATATACTCGGATTGGGGCCGGCGATAAGGGATCCGGCGCAGATGGTTTTGCAGATTGCTGGTTAA